In a genomic window of Sutcliffiella sp. FSL R7-0096:
- a CDS encoding sugar-binding domain-containing protein has product MKQIIEVQKKLLPDLLSIMQKRYEILRYIRLMQPIGRRSLSGSLGLSERVLRSEVDFLKAQNLILVSVAGMTLTSEGEFLIKDLEEIMKEVSGLKLLEAGIEEKLGITKVVVVPGDSDQSPWVKKELGRASVATMRERFHDDNIIAVAGGTTVSSVAEMMTPDTKNRNLLFVPARGGLGEKVQNQSNSICATMAEKASGDYRLLHIPDSLSHESYQSMIEEPSIKEVISLIKNSSMVIHGIGDAKTMAERRKTAPENMRKIEQASAVAEAFGYYFNEAGEVVHKVQTVGMQLADLEKIQCVIAVAGGASKAKAIQAYLKKAPHTILITDEGAAKELIRD; this is encoded by the coding sequence ATGAAGCAGATTATTGAAGTACAAAAGAAATTGTTGCCTGATCTTCTTTCCATTATGCAGAAACGATACGAGATCCTGAGATACATAAGGTTGATGCAGCCGATTGGAAGAAGAAGCTTATCAGGTAGTCTGGGTTTGAGTGAACGTGTGCTGAGAAGCGAGGTAGATTTTCTCAAAGCACAGAACCTGATTCTTGTGAGTGTTGCCGGCATGACATTGACGAGTGAAGGGGAATTCCTTATCAAGGACCTGGAAGAGATCATGAAAGAGGTTTCCGGTTTAAAGCTGTTGGAAGCGGGAATAGAAGAAAAGTTAGGGATTACAAAAGTTGTCGTGGTTCCGGGTGACAGTGACCAATCCCCTTGGGTGAAGAAGGAACTCGGCCGTGCAAGCGTGGCAACCATGCGAGAACGATTCCATGACGACAATATCATTGCCGTAGCTGGCGGAACGACTGTTTCCTCCGTAGCGGAAATGATGACACCCGACACAAAGAATCGCAACTTGCTATTTGTCCCGGCTCGAGGCGGTCTTGGTGAAAAGGTGCAAAACCAGTCGAACTCCATCTGTGCCACCATGGCGGAGAAGGCTTCGGGCGACTACAGGCTCTTGCATATACCTGATTCACTGAGCCATGAATCCTACCAGTCGATGATTGAGGAGCCTTCAATAAAAGAAGTGATTTCCCTCATCAAAAATTCTAGTATGGTTATTCATGGAATTGGAGACGCTAAAACAATGGCAGAGCGCCGTAAAACAGCGCCGGAGAATATGCGTAAGATCGAACAGGCTAGCGCCGTGGCAGAAGCTTTCGGTTACTACTTTAATGAAGCCGGAGAAGTAGTACACAAAGTGCAGACGGTAGGAATGCAGCTCGCAGATTTGGAAAAGATACAATGTGTGATTGCAGTAGCCGGCGGTGCCTCGAAGGCAAAAGCGATTCAAGCGTATCTAAAAAAAGCTCCCCACACCATCCTCATCACGGATGAAGGAGCAGCAAAAGAGTTAATTAGGGACTAA
- a CDS encoding glutaredoxin family protein: MNLQFFTKVDCPLCDKAKTKLKELQSEYNFTIEEFDIYKDDVLLEKYQLMIPVVEHEGEMLAYGQVNKEEVRKRLLKKIR; the protein is encoded by the coding sequence ATGAACCTTCAATTTTTTACAAAGGTGGATTGCCCACTTTGTGATAAAGCAAAAACAAAGCTAAAAGAGCTGCAATCCGAATATAATTTTACAATAGAAGAATTTGATATCTATAAAGACGATGTTCTTTTGGAAAAATATCAGCTTATGATCCCGGTAGTGGAGCATGAGGGAGAAATGCTTGCTTATGGGCAAGTGAACAAAGAAGAAGTAAGAAAGCGTTTACTTAAAAAAATCCGCTAA
- the rpoN gene encoding RNA polymerase factor sigma-54, with protein sequence MMKQSVGLYQEQSLRLAMTQELKQAITLLQYSTLEMVDFLKEQSLENPLMELKMPATQRELASSRVQRLKPRKIGTTTLQTFSIENFSKHGETLQQYIEQQLVDSPLSPEERKLARRVIQYMDPNGYIQEDPASITKQLKTTTETIEKLLTHIKQLEPAGVGARNLQECLLLQLRRREQSNRNEMAEAILENDFTLFAEKAWKTLAKKYAISLKQIQGIHDEIVQLNPRPGNKYETTERPKYIIPDLVVQKHQNQFVVSLNEEIIPQIKINKQNEAALKSKNELESYLQEKLQQCHWIVKSMEHRKYTLVKVMEEILQTQQSFFFNGPSFLKPLTLKDIATRLDIHESTVSRATKEKYVQTPYGMFELKYFFSQGLTRQYEEETSTKQVQQLVEELVKNENKQRPLSDQQLTNILQKQYHITISRRTVAKYRDLLNIPSSSMRKRYD encoded by the coding sequence ATGATGAAGCAGTCCGTTGGTTTGTATCAGGAGCAGTCGTTGAGGCTTGCGATGACGCAGGAGCTGAAGCAGGCGATTACGTTGTTGCAGTATTCGACGCTTGAGATGGTTGATTTCCTGAAGGAGCAGTCACTGGAGAATCCGCTTATGGAGCTGAAAATGCCAGCTACACAAAGGGAGCTTGCCTCTTCAAGGGTGCAGCGACTTAAACCAAGGAAGATTGGAACCACCACTCTACAAACCTTTTCCATCGAAAACTTCAGCAAGCATGGAGAAACCCTCCAGCAATATATAGAACAGCAACTAGTCGACAGCCCGCTCTCACCCGAAGAGAGAAAGCTTGCAAGACGAGTCATCCAGTACATGGATCCGAATGGCTACATTCAAGAGGATCCAGCGTCCATTACGAAGCAGCTAAAGACAACAACAGAAACAATCGAAAAGCTGCTTACTCACATTAAACAACTGGAACCAGCTGGAGTGGGTGCGAGAAATCTTCAGGAATGCTTGTTGCTGCAATTAAGACGCAGGGAGCAGTCAAACCGGAACGAAATGGCAGAGGCGATACTTGAGAACGACTTCACTCTTTTTGCTGAAAAAGCGTGGAAGACGCTTGCCAAAAAGTATGCCATCAGCCTTAAACAGATACAGGGAATTCACGATGAAATTGTCCAATTGAACCCGCGTCCAGGAAATAAGTATGAAACAACAGAAAGGCCCAAGTACATCATTCCGGACCTGGTCGTCCAAAAGCATCAAAACCAATTCGTCGTATCATTGAATGAAGAAATCATTCCTCAAATAAAAATAAACAAGCAAAACGAGGCCGCACTTAAAAGTAAGAACGAACTAGAATCCTATCTACAGGAAAAGCTGCAACAATGCCATTGGATCGTCAAAAGCATGGAGCACCGCAAATACACCCTTGTAAAAGTGATGGAAGAGATCCTCCAAACTCAGCAATCTTTCTTCTTTAACGGACCCTCTTTTTTGAAACCGCTAACATTAAAAGATATTGCGACAAGGCTTGATATTCATGAGTCCACCGTGAGCCGTGCGACAAAGGAAAAATACGTGCAGACACCATACGGGATGTTCGAACTGAAATATTTTTTCAGCCAAGGGCTTACACGGCAGTATGAAGAGGAAACGTCGACAAAGCAGGTACAGCAGCTTGTCGAAGAACTGGTGAAAAATGAAAACAAACAGAGGCCTTTGTCCGATCAGCAGCTGACAAACATCTTGCAAAAGCAGTATCATATAACTATCTCGCGGAGAACGGTGGCAAAATACAGGGATCTTTTGAACATACCGAGTTCCTCCATGAGAAAAAGGTATGACTAG